The genomic window CGAAACACCGGCCGCCGTGCCGACAACAGATGGGGTGAAGTGCTGTGACCGAAAGCACCATGCCGAACGACAACCGGCTCAGCCTGAGCACCAGGGCCGCGCGCAACCTGGCCACGACGACCAAGACCCCGCCGCAGATGCAGGAGATCACCTCCCGTCACCTGCTGCGCGTGCTGCCGTGGATCGAGGCGGTGGGCGGCGCCTACCGGGTCAACCGGCGGCTGACCTACCAGATGGCCGACGGGCGGGTGACGTTCGTGTCGACCGGGGCGGACGTACGGGTCATCTCGGCCGAGTTGTGCGAGCTGCCCGCCCTGCGCGGCTTCGACGACGCCGACGTGCTCGCCGCGATGGCGGACCTGTTCACCCAGAGGGAGTACGAGGCCGGCCAGGTCATCGCCGAGGCCGGCGCCCCGATGGACGAGGTCGTGCTCCTGGCCCAC from Microbispora sp. ZYX-F-249 includes these protein-coding regions:
- a CDS encoding cyclic nucleotide-binding domain-containing protein, encoding MTESTMPNDNRLSLSTRAARNLATTTKTPPQMQEITSRHLLRVLPWIEAVGGAYRVNRRLTYQMADGRVTFVSTGADVRVISAELCELPALRGFDDADVLAAMADLFTQREYEAGQVIAEAGAPMDEVVLLAHGKVDKLGQGAYGNETLLGVLADGEYVGEQMLVNADARWEWTVKAVTPCTVLALGRQEFERLLTLSDGLREHVQAYNEDPD